A region of Porites lutea chromosome 13, jaPorLute2.1, whole genome shotgun sequence DNA encodes the following proteins:
- the LOC140922343 gene encoding uncharacterized protein, which yields MKFLPRKFRESQSDWFAKRGMPWHITVATRRAENHELEMMTFVHVYQTCNQDSCVVLSIMKDVIGKLKSQLPHLKTVFYRQDNAGCYHCGATIVGASFKGCASGVTVKRLDFSDAQGGKGPCDRKAASIKSHMKIHLNQGSNIETAKEMVDAIQSSGGVPGVDVSLCISAQDPAPSLNVKIAGVGLISNIVYNNGSLTVWRAYGIGPGKCIRLEDLGIPQLVQIPDLVKCDEDTATTIPNAHFIKVKSRRQPCSDNSQQCSDTEEETVTETSPAVHTFSCPEEGCMKVYQRFSSLQHHLDLGKHERALEHETLLDRAALGYAERLRGQSGSVPQIEQVRRQLNLSNQPFLPMGWALKSSHVKRTGFIEKQRDYLSSKFRIGESTGQKADAASVSKSMMTARDSNGNRLFSSSEFLTSQQVSSFFSRLSSKRKLEDDEMTESDFEENQNVENEKAFDELRSEVLQEVALTHPICYDRYNICELIANSKLSIFAIQMLKDICEHFDIPTTDIKVKRKAPYIDKLIAFGKNCTCQK from the coding sequence ATGAAGTTCTTGCCAAGAAAGTTTAGAGAAAGCCAAAGTGATTGGTTTGCAAAGCGGGGTATGCCTTGGCACATTACTGTAGCTACTCGACGAGCGGAAAACCACGAATTGGAGATGATGACATTTGTGCATGTTTACCAAACCTGCAACCAAGACAGCTGTGTGGTGCTTTCCATTATGAAGGATGTTATTGGAAAGCTAAAGTCACAGCTGCCTCATCTGAAAACTGTCTTCTACAGACAGGACAATGCCGGCTGTTACCACTGCGGGGCTACGATAGTGGGGGCCAGCTTTAAAGGCTGTGCTAGTGGAGTGACTGTGAAACGCTTGGACTTTTCAGACGCACAGGGTGGTAAAGGCCCATGTGATAGAAAGGCGGCTTCAATTAAGTCACACATGAAAATCCACCTTAATCAAGGATCTAACATCGAGACTGCCAAGGAAATGGTAGACGCTATCCAGTCATCGGGAGGTGTTCCTGGAGTTGACGTTTCATTATGCATCTCAGCGCAAGACCCAGCACCGTCCTTGAATGTAAAGATTGCAGGAGTGGGTTTGATTTCCAATATTGTATACAACAACGGAAGCCTGACCGTCTGGAGAGCGTATGGAATAGGGCCTGGTAAGTGCATACGTCTCGAGGACCTCGGTATTCCACAGTTGGTGCAGATTCCAGATCTCGTGAAATGTGATGAGGATACAGCCACAACAATTCCGAATGCACACTTTATCAAAGTTAAATCCAGGCGTCAACCTTGCTCAGATAATTCCCAGCAATGCTCAGATACCGAAGAAGAGACTGTGACTGAGACCTCACCCGCTGTTCATACATTTTCCTGTCCCGAGGAAGGATGCATGAAAGTTTATCAAAGATTTTCTTCTTTACAGCACCATCTGGACCTCGGAAAACACGAACGTGCTTTGGAGCATGAGACACTCCTTGACAGAGCAGCGCTTGGTTACGCAGAGAGGCTACGAGGTCAGTCTGGTAGTGTACCACAGATTGAGCAAGTGAGAAGGCAGCTAAACCTCTCGAATCAGCCTTTTTTACCTATGGGTTGGGCCCTTAAGTCTAGTCACGTAAAGCGGACAGGATTCATAGAGAAGCAGAGAGACTACTTATCCAGTAAATTTCGTATTGGCGAGTCAACCGGCCAGAAAGCAGATGCAGCCTCGGTATCCAAGTCAATGATGACTGCTAGAGACAGTAATGGAAACCGCCTTTTTAGCAGTTCTGAATTTCTGACGAGTCAGcaagtttcaagtttcttttcaagACTGTCCTCAAAGCGCAAACTTGAAGATGACGAAATGACGGAAAGCGACTTTGAAGAAAACCAGAACGTTGAAAATGAGAAAGCCTTTGACGAGTTGAGAAGTGAAGTTCTTCAAGAGGTTGCCCTTACTCATCCAATATGCTATGACAGGTATAACATCTGCGAACTAATTGCAAATTCAAAGCTATCAATCTTTGCAATTCAAATGCTTAAGGATATCTGTGAACACTTTGATATACCAACAACGGACATCAAAGTAAAGAGAAAAGCCCCTTACATTGACAAGCTGATCGCCTTTGGAAAAAACTGCACTTGTCAGAAATAA
- the LOC140922835 gene encoding uncharacterized protein produces the protein MQISVKKLNGQEIRLEVSENDPISLVKNLVSEKLGIPAVQQRLVFKGKTLADSSHLREYQIVDGSKIHLSIKKLGDGASSDTDNDFFGLLRNFLRSHFSAQDTERVISKFKEDFKSWIWSLSLDDVERLASIHIKESSEVSQ, from the exons ATGCAGATATCTGTGAAGAAATTGAATGGCCAAGAAATTAGACTAGAG GTTTCTGAAAATGATCCGATCTCATTGGTTAAAAATCTTGTGTCTGAGAAACTTGGAATCCCTGCTGTTCAGCAGAGGTTAGTTTTCAAGGGAAAAACCTTAGCAG aCTCGTCACATTTACGTGAATATCAGATTGTGGATGGCAGCAAAATTCATCTTTCTATTAAAAAGCTTGGGGATGGAGCTAGCAGTGATACCGATAATGACTTCTTTGGGCTACTGAGAAATTTCCTTAGAAGTCATTTTAGCGCACAGGATACTGAACGAGTCATTTCTAAATTCAAGGAG GACTTCAAgtcttggatatggtccctcaGCCTGGATGATGTGGAAAGATTAGCATCAATACACATAAAGGAGTCTTCTGAAGTTAGCCAGTAG